Proteins encoded together in one bacterium window:
- a CDS encoding translocation/assembly module TamB domain-containing protein, translated as MSAKSVIRSLAILLGSCALVLGSVLVILALVTQTASFRNWLSGVLARNAREKFGLALSVRRIGGNLVTGLVLEEVELRDPKGEHLSLGEMKVRFSPLALLTRQMTFPRVALSRLHLTIIRTEEGGIRVLPLPGRPSPPSPTGAGFPLLDFRIQRLLIQDGYVTFRDYFQKKSPIEISGQGIQADLSLGLYLRPGAGDWDARVRNLSFRVSPWQLAVNKVRGDVSSRQGVLDISGLEVMSAPAQIWLQGRVNLAAGQRDVPFFDLRGRLSRISLPELEAILARGGVPGQFPPALLRLSDLEGEGRVRGTLSDLDYSFLLSFEADRQKGQWQSGGNLDLSDPGFPRYRLRTGIRRFPVSWWLPEKKRSAFSRYLDLHARIRGEGIRPDEISAEIEADISPFTLFGQSVTAAGFSAQLDGRKLRLANLEVNGPAGRVRLEGEADLRPPFLYRADISFQQVNLARIQGLPARLVRESRLAGDAMLQGSVGTGFPKNFQAAGSVRLFPSWIENRFVDNLTLQGDFAAGTVHLSQGKITADGLALTLRGTASRQKLHLIWNLSELDFSRAGIDRLADLSAGVVSGHGKITGSWQQPELAGEFTGRDITYRGYHASNIALKGRAGGGRSFQALNFDARIQAASLWHEQQKFQDSLSIQARKEGPKITWQVRGTRQVNRVYQARGVADILQPFQVSVRVDEASFPLEESIWRNIEPIRVELDADKNVRILSLRLGSGQRYFAAQGEIRRTGQQKMQIQVSGFPVQEIGKWTGRTASSLGSLSGTLEGEVNLAGTRISPEMSGKLEVIKGRWSTFSFNRLHQEFTYSQKKLNITASLAQAEKEILHLEGMVPVDLSFRSVPDRWSRSGLELRIRLQEVDLSVIPSFLPALAEVKGAVSGTGSMTGSLRDPRFEGSVGFVRTSFRIKPLLQVFQVRSALIRGNSQRITFEDVDLAGKSGAGRLSAAVELSGFTVRSITARIRADKWKILYSRTTYFVFNGELSAQGNLSRIAVAGRMSIPEGKARLSDFAFGKKSSSEIQVIRGKEDEMKLVEKKAAFFKPNVSMSVTVSIPRNFWVSGEQTNIELKGELGIHKTFGQDPAIAGSIESIRGTYEFYGKEFTIRRANIQFQGLPEINPLIDMETVYRVGETNIYILISGTRKAPVVRLQSDDPTLSQDQIISLLVFGQQLENLNQREAASLQGEAFALLGRVVATQVLGIFGEKLPVDTVQIRASKEGISTLEVGKYLTRNVFVSFGKEFGQEKGAEQVVVEYYLYSNLTLEAEIRNDQNSSVDLIWKKDF; from the coding sequence ATGAGCGCTAAATCGGTCATTCGAAGTCTGGCTATCCTGTTAGGCTCCTGTGCGCTGGTGCTTGGGAGCGTGCTGGTTATTCTGGCCCTGGTGACCCAAACCGCCTCGTTCCGGAACTGGCTGAGCGGGGTTCTGGCCCGAAATGCCCGGGAGAAGTTTGGGCTGGCCTTATCCGTGAGGAGAATCGGAGGAAACCTTGTTACCGGCCTGGTTCTGGAGGAGGTGGAGCTGCGAGACCCGAAAGGTGAGCACCTGAGTCTGGGAGAAATGAAAGTCCGCTTCTCTCCGCTCGCTCTTCTGACCCGGCAGATGACCTTTCCCCGGGTAGCGCTCTCAAGGCTGCACCTGACCATAATCCGTACCGAAGAGGGAGGTATCCGCGTGCTTCCCCTGCCGGGCCGCCCCTCTCCTCCATCGCCGACCGGCGCGGGATTTCCTCTCCTGGATTTTCGGATCCAGCGGCTCCTTATCCAGGATGGATATGTGACTTTCCGGGATTACTTTCAGAAGAAATCGCCGATCGAGATATCCGGCCAGGGCATTCAGGCAGACCTTTCCCTTGGCCTGTATCTCCGGCCTGGAGCAGGGGACTGGGACGCCAGGGTCCGGAATCTTTCCTTTCGGGTCAGTCCCTGGCAACTGGCGGTCAACAAGGTCCGGGGTGATGTTTCCTCCCGGCAGGGAGTCCTTGACATCAGCGGCCTGGAGGTTATGAGCGCTCCGGCACAGATCTGGCTGCAGGGCAGGGTGAATCTGGCAGCAGGTCAGCGGGATGTGCCCTTTTTCGATCTGCGGGGCAGGCTCTCCAGGATATCTCTTCCGGAATTGGAGGCTATCTTGGCCAGAGGCGGCGTGCCGGGCCAATTTCCCCCCGCCCTCCTGCGTCTTTCCGACCTGGAAGGGGAGGGCAGAGTCCGGGGAACTTTGAGCGATCTCGATTATTCCTTTCTCCTCTCCTTTGAGGCGGACAGGCAAAAAGGGCAGTGGCAGTCCGGCGGCAACCTGGACCTTTCCGATCCCGGATTTCCCCGCTACCGTCTGCGCACCGGCATCCGGAGATTTCCGGTATCCTGGTGGCTGCCCGAAAAAAAACGGTCCGCCTTTTCCCGGTATCTCGATCTGCATGCCCGAATCAGGGGAGAGGGCATCCGGCCGGATGAGATTTCAGCGGAAATTGAAGCTGATATTTCTCCCTTTACCCTGTTTGGGCAATCCGTTACGGCAGCAGGGTTTTCAGCCCAGTTGGATGGGCGAAAGTTACGGCTGGCGAACCTGGAAGTGAATGGCCCTGCGGGCAGGGTCAGACTGGAGGGGGAGGCAGACCTGCGGCCTCCTTTTCTGTACCGGGCGGATATTTCTTTCCAGCAGGTGAACCTTGCGCGGATACAGGGGCTGCCCGCCCGCCTGGTCCGGGAATCACGGCTGGCCGGGGATGCAATGCTCCAGGGAAGCGTGGGAACGGGATTTCCCAAAAATTTTCAGGCTGCCGGATCGGTGCGTCTTTTCCCCTCCTGGATTGAAAACAGGTTTGTGGACAATCTTACGCTTCAGGGGGATTTTGCAGCCGGGACCGTGCACCTGAGCCAGGGAAAAATCACCGCCGATGGTTTAGCCCTCACCCTGCGCGGCACAGCCTCCCGGCAGAAGCTGCATCTGATCTGGAACCTGTCGGAGCTGGATTTCTCACGGGCGGGAATTGACCGGCTGGCTGACCTTTCCGCAGGTGTGGTCAGCGGCCACGGGAAAATCACCGGGAGCTGGCAACAGCCTGAGCTTGCGGGGGAATTTACTGGCCGCGATATAACCTATCGGGGCTATCATGCTTCGAATATTGCGCTCAAGGGCAGGGCAGGGGGAGGGCGTTCATTTCAGGCCCTGAATTTCGATGCCCGGATCCAGGCGGCCTCCCTCTGGCACGAGCAGCAAAAATTTCAGGATTCTCTGAGCATCCAGGCCAGGAAAGAGGGGCCAAAGATCACCTGGCAGGTCAGGGGAACCCGGCAAGTCAACCGGGTCTACCAGGCCCGGGGGGTTGCGGATATCCTTCAGCCCTTCCAGGTATCGGTCAGAGTGGATGAGGCTTCATTCCCCCTGGAAGAATCGATCTGGCGAAACATCGAGCCGATCCGGGTGGAACTGGATGCCGATAAAAATGTGCGCATTCTCTCTCTCCGGCTGGGATCGGGGCAGAGGTATTTCGCTGCCCAGGGAGAAATCAGACGGACCGGTCAACAGAAAATGCAGATTCAGGTATCCGGCTTCCCCGTGCAGGAGATCGGGAAATGGACGGGAAGGACCGCTTCTTCACTCGGATCTCTTTCCGGTACCCTGGAGGGAGAGGTGAACCTTGCGGGAACGAGAATCTCGCCCGAAATGAGCGGGAAACTCGAGGTCATCAAAGGGCGATGGTCCACCTTCTCCTTTAACCGGCTGCACCAGGAATTCACCTACAGCCAAAAAAAACTGAATATCACCGCCAGCCTGGCTCAGGCGGAAAAAGAGATCCTGCACCTTGAAGGCATGGTGCCGGTGGACCTTTCTTTCCGCTCAGTCCCTGACCGCTGGTCCAGATCAGGATTGGAGCTGAGGATACGGCTTCAGGAGGTTGACCTCTCGGTGATTCCTTCATTCCTGCCTGCCCTCGCCGAGGTGAAGGGAGCCGTCTCCGGGACAGGATCGATGACCGGCAGTCTCCGGGACCCCCGGTTTGAAGGAAGTGTGGGATTTGTCAGGACCTCATTTCGAATCAAGCCGCTCCTTCAGGTCTTTCAGGTCAGGAGCGCCCTGATCAGGGGAAACAGCCAGCGTATTACCTTCGAGGATGTGGACCTTGCTGGAAAGTCCGGTGCAGGAAGACTTTCCGCCGCTGTGGAGTTATCCGGATTTACGGTCAGGAGCATTACGGCCAGGATCAGAGCGGATAAGTGGAAAATACTCTACTCCCGCACCACTTATTTTGTTTTCAATGGGGAGCTTTCAGCTCAGGGAAACTTGTCCCGCATTGCCGTGGCGGGCAGAATGTCTATCCCGGAGGGGAAGGCCAGGCTGAGTGATTTTGCCTTCGGTAAAAAAAGCTCTTCAGAAATTCAGGTGATACGGGGGAAAGAGGATGAGATGAAGCTGGTGGAAAAAAAAGCGGCTTTTTTCAAACCCAATGTATCCATGTCCGTAACCGTGAGCATCCCCCGGAATTTTTGGGTCAGCGGTGAACAAACCAATATCGAGCTCAAGGGAGAACTTGGCATCCATAAGACCTTCGGCCAGGATCCGGCCATTGCGGGGAGTATCGAAAGCATACGGGGAACCTATGAATTTTACGGCAAGGAATTTACTATCCGCAGGGCGAACATTCAGTTTCAGGGACTGCCGGAAATCAATCCCCTGATCGATATGGAAACCGTTTACCGGGTGGGGGAGACGAATATCTACATCCTGATTTCAGGAACCCGCAAAGCTCCGGTCGTCAGATTGCAGAGTGATGACCCGACATTGTCGCAGGATCAAATAATTTCGCTCCTGGTTTTCGGCCAGCAGCTCGAAAACCTGAATCAAAGGGAGGCCGCCAGCTTGCAGGGTGAGGCCTTTGCCCTGCTGGGAAGGGTAGTGGCCACCCAGGTGCTGGGAATATTCGGCGAGAAATTGCCGGTCGATACCGTGCAGATCCGGGCCTCAAAGGAGGGGATCAGCACTCTTGAAGTGGGAAAATATCTGACCAGGAATGTCTTCGTCTCTTTCGGCAAGGAGTTCGGCCAGGAGAAAGGAGCCGAGCAGGTCGTTGTGGAATATTACCTGTACAGCAATCTCACCCTGGAGGCCGAGATTCGCAATGACCAGAATTCCAGCGTGGATCTGATCTGGAAGAAGGATTTTTAA
- the bamA gene encoding outer membrane protein assembly factor BamA, with the protein MILIGAALWLGLSAPARAQGSSQNRRSLVRKIRLVGVKRVSGSKVRQQMTGLRPPPFWKFWQEGKEYTAEKLDSDLEQVQQLYHQEGYYQVRISPEITEEEDGALTITLYVSEGPAVTIQEVTFEIRDGQTSEWEERFRRIISLQRGKIFRVRDYEQSKTNILEYLANSGYPRARLSGRVLIYEKDNSAVIRLPVELGPLSRFGRIQVTGYKNISLPNIMREVTFAEGEPFSMNRVFQTQSRINGLGFFRSVLVNPVNLQEGTGPIDVHILLQERKPRTVEVGLGYGTEDRLRLRISGTYRNIFGGLRELGLSLSLSSLAEEEALTFRQPYFPDSASTSRWTLFRRKEMFTSFDVSNISNELRVERGIGSALSVFLAHRLDSSAISGLSEEAKKDQERVYFLSYFQTGFKWNTTDSPLDPTSGEQASFFIEPSLQGIGSEVSYVKGTAEYKRYYRLLAGPILAGRLLMGTIQPYGLNQRGVPIMKRFFSGGTMSVRGYDYQKLGPLSENQEPVGGNSLVEGGMELRFPLFGKLWGVTFVDFGNVFPNSMQFDFNDLHYSTGAGIRYKTIIGPLRLDYGYILNPQKEIPVRYRFHLSIGQAF; encoded by the coding sequence ATGATACTGATTGGGGCCGCCCTCTGGTTAGGCTTGAGTGCTCCGGCCCGTGCTCAGGGGAGCAGTCAGAACAGGCGGAGTCTGGTGCGAAAGATCCGGCTGGTGGGAGTAAAGAGAGTCTCCGGGAGTAAGGTCCGCCAGCAAATGACGGGCCTTCGGCCCCCTCCGTTCTGGAAGTTCTGGCAGGAAGGCAAGGAATATACCGCCGAAAAACTGGACAGCGACCTGGAACAGGTTCAGCAGCTTTACCACCAGGAGGGGTATTATCAGGTCAGGATCAGTCCGGAGATAACGGAAGAAGAAGATGGGGCTTTAACAATAACCCTGTATGTCAGCGAGGGGCCTGCAGTGACCATTCAGGAAGTCACCTTTGAAATTCGGGATGGGCAGACATCCGAATGGGAAGAGAGGTTTCGGCGGATTATATCCCTTCAGCGGGGAAAAATATTCCGGGTCAGGGATTATGAGCAGTCCAAGACCAATATCCTGGAATATCTGGCCAATTCCGGTTACCCAAGAGCCCGGTTGTCGGGCAGGGTCCTGATCTATGAGAAGGATAACAGTGCGGTCATTCGTCTGCCGGTTGAGCTGGGGCCCTTGAGCCGGTTTGGCAGGATACAGGTCACGGGATATAAAAATATCTCACTTCCCAATATCATGCGCGAGGTGACCTTTGCCGAAGGGGAGCCCTTTTCCATGAACAGGGTTTTTCAAACCCAGTCGAGAATTAACGGCCTTGGCTTCTTTCGCTCTGTCCTGGTGAACCCGGTGAATCTTCAGGAGGGAACCGGGCCGATAGATGTTCATATCCTCCTTCAGGAGCGAAAGCCCCGGACCGTGGAGGTCGGACTTGGGTATGGAACGGAAGATCGGCTGCGCCTCAGAATATCGGGGACCTACCGCAATATTTTCGGGGGCTTGCGGGAGCTTGGGCTATCCCTGAGCCTGTCTTCTCTGGCCGAAGAGGAGGCCCTGACTTTCAGGCAGCCGTACTTTCCCGACTCCGCATCCACCTCCCGGTGGACTCTGTTCAGGCGGAAAGAAATGTTTACTTCTTTTGACGTCAGCAATATCTCGAACGAGTTACGGGTTGAGCGGGGCATCGGTTCCGCATTGTCGGTCTTTCTGGCTCACCGCCTGGATTCGTCTGCCATCAGCGGTCTGTCGGAGGAGGCCAAAAAGGATCAGGAGAGGGTATACTTCCTTTCCTATTTTCAAACCGGCTTCAAATGGAATACCACCGACTCTCCTCTGGATCCGACCAGCGGGGAACAGGCTTCTTTTTTTATCGAACCATCCCTGCAAGGCATCGGCTCCGAGGTATCCTATGTGAAGGGAACCGCGGAGTATAAGCGCTACTATCGTCTCCTGGCCGGGCCGATACTTGCAGGACGGCTGCTCATGGGAACAATTCAGCCCTACGGCCTGAACCAGCGGGGAGTGCCGATCATGAAGCGGTTTTTTTCCGGTGGAACCATGAGTGTCCGCGGATATGATTACCAGAAGCTGGGCCCTCTTTCCGAGAACCAGGAGCCGGTTGGCGGAAATTCCCTGGTTGAGGGAGGTATGGAGCTTCGGTTTCCCCTGTTCGGCAAGCTGTGGGGAGTGACATTTGTGGATTTCGGCAATGTTTTTCCTAATTCGATGCAGTTTGACTTTAACGATTTGCACTATTCTACGGGTGCGGGAATTCGATACAAGACCATCATTGGCCCTCTGCGGCTGGATTATGGTTATATTCTCAATCCGCAAAAAGAGATACCTGTCCGCTACCGCTTTCACCTCAGTATTGGTCAGGCTTTTTAA
- a CDS encoding GNAT family N-acetyltransferase has translation MVSVELVQTEQAFQDLRPAWDTILERCASSSIFLTWEWLFTWWVHYQQNRKLFLILFREKGELQGIAPLFHEEEVRGGIRMRTLRFLGSDGPACSEFLDLIIAPGYDTEVYQRFGEFLKERSPLWDRIVLNPLSWGNSEIYRLYRMLNRSYSAELEEAFRCPYIRLPSDWDQFLVRLSRNFRQQIRTSLRKFEQQTEMRYLSNAQDIFPVPLLVNTLRTLNGQRMERKGIDSTLKISSFHRFLLDVAEHLHRRGWLSCSLIQRDQQIAAIIFNFRYGKKVWYYQAGFLPEYAHFRPGTLLFAQTIREAIEAGFLEYDFLRGEEEYKYRWGSLNRPVTTFRLYNRKLFPQMIYYFRKAKIRLSGPLKRIYHSIQTHHDS, from the coding sequence ATGGTTTCTGTTGAGCTTGTCCAGACTGAACAGGCATTTCAGGATTTACGGCCCGCGTGGGATACAATCCTGGAAAGATGTGCTTCTTCCAGTATTTTTTTAACCTGGGAATGGCTGTTTACCTGGTGGGTCCACTATCAGCAGAACAGAAAGCTGTTTTTGATATTGTTTCGGGAGAAGGGGGAGCTGCAGGGCATAGCTCCTCTGTTTCACGAGGAGGAAGTACGAGGTGGCATACGGATGCGGACCCTGAGATTCCTCGGAAGCGATGGACCAGCCTGCTCAGAATTTCTCGACCTGATTATTGCTCCGGGATATGATACCGAGGTGTACCAGCGGTTCGGTGAGTTTCTCAAGGAGCGCTCACCCCTCTGGGACCGGATTGTTCTGAATCCCCTCTCATGGGGCAATTCGGAGATATATCGGCTGTACCGGATGTTGAATCGATCCTATTCAGCCGAATTGGAAGAGGCTTTCAGGTGTCCTTATATCAGGCTTCCTTCTGATTGGGACCAGTTTCTGGTCCGGCTCAGCCGCAATTTTCGACAACAAATTCGCACTTCACTGCGAAAATTCGAACAACAGACTGAAATGAGATACCTTTCAAATGCCCAGGATATCTTTCCTGTTCCCCTGCTGGTCAATACCCTGCGCACACTGAACGGGCAGCGGATGGAGCGCAAGGGGATCGACTCCACCCTGAAAATCTCCTCCTTTCATCGATTTCTGCTGGACGTTGCCGAGCACCTGCACCGGAGGGGCTGGCTATCCTGTTCACTCATTCAAAGAGATCAACAGATTGCAGCTATCATTTTCAATTTCCGGTACGGAAAAAAGGTCTGGTATTACCAGGCAGGATTCCTTCCGGAATACGCACATTTTCGCCCCGGAACACTGCTTTTTGCCCAGACTATCAGGGAGGCCATCGAAGCGGGATTTTTGGAATATGATTTCCTGCGGGGGGAGGAAGAATATAAATACCGCTGGGGTTCGCTCAATCGGCCGGTGACTACTTTCCGGCTCTATAATCGAAAACTCTTCCCCCAAATGATTTATTACTTTCGAAAGGCGAAAATCCGGCTCTCCGGGCCATTAAAAAGAATATACCACTCGATACAGACTCACCATGATAGCTGA